Proteins encoded together in one Patescibacteria group bacterium window:
- a CDS encoding PEP/pyruvate-binding domain-containing protein, with translation MVETLIKIFKQISKTDAEIAGGKGASLGEMTQAGIPVPEGFVILSNAFDRFLEETDLNVEIDAVLGTVNIKKVHTVENASEKIQAIILSREIPEDIKTEILKFYKNLDSKFVAVRSSATSEDSASAAWAGQLDSFLNTTKETLLENVKRCWASLFTPRAIFYRFEKKLNKDKISVAVVVQKMVDSEESGIAFSVHPVTQDENQIIIEAGFGLGEAIVSGSITPDSYVVDKQGFSILDINVNEQTKALYKKAKGGNRWKELGEKGKKQVLTEKEIIELSKLIVKIENHYGFPCDIEWVKKKDKFYIIQSRPITTLNSNSLNKNYLTELVKKLELNPSTERNLSLLTLSCVALAYTKFLRQISGLSYKSVAGLGDKTKWTSFLNEKDIIKQTEILIKKNQKKLKGRIIEPLYSDFLEVEKKLLARLINFRKNPENSFLRIIEIYPRYIAHIGLYNCFWRAIGDGKNISIPNELIKIIETNRQRITKYYPKIEKTLQETAKEIGKKNNFGGSLLLSFSYAEIIKKKNFKLLDKDVLLLRQRQDNYFYIYSEKNNKEIISINSATISQLNKNYMALTQSIPGEIKGTSAYPGIKTGIVLKVPNKTKNMPENMIIVVPMTHPKDIMLIRKSEAIITDEGGILSHAAIISRELQKPCIIGTKIATKILNDGDLVEVDANQGIIKVLKKAKQ, from the coding sequence ATGGTTGAAACTTTAATTAAAATCTTTAAACAAATCTCCAAGACTGATGCTGAAATCGCTGGCGGTAAAGGTGCATCGCTTGGAGAAATGACGCAGGCAGGAATTCCTGTTCCTGAAGGTTTTGTTATTCTCTCAAATGCTTTTGATAGGTTTTTAGAAGAAACGGATCTAAATGTTGAAATTGACGCTGTTTTAGGCACGGTTAATATTAAAAAAGTTCATACTGTTGAAAATGCTTCTGAAAAAATTCAAGCAATAATTCTTTCTAGAGAGATACCTGAAGATATTAAAACAGAAATTTTGAAATTTTATAAAAACCTAGATTCTAAATTCGTGGCTGTTCGTTCTTCTGCAACATCAGAAGATTCTGCTTCTGCTGCTTGGGCTGGGCAATTGGATAGTTTTCTTAATACTACTAAAGAAACTCTTTTAGAAAATGTAAAAAGATGTTGGGCTTCTTTATTTACTCCGAGAGCGATTTTCTACAGATTTGAAAAGAAATTAAACAAAGATAAAATTTCTGTTGCGGTTGTTGTTCAGAAAATGGTTGATTCTGAAGAATCAGGAATTGCTTTTTCTGTTCATCCTGTTACGCAAGATGAAAATCAAATTATTATTGAAGCTGGTTTTGGTTTAGGCGAAGCGATTGTTTCAGGCTCAATTACTCCAGATAGTTATGTGGTAGACAAGCAAGGATTTTCAATTTTAGATATTAATGTAAATGAGCAAACAAAAGCATTATACAAAAAAGCCAAAGGCGGAAATAGATGGAAAGAGTTGGGCGAAAAAGGAAAAAAGCAAGTCTTAACTGAAAAAGAGATTATCGAATTATCTAAACTTATTGTAAAAATTGAAAATCATTATGGTTTTCCTTGCGATATTGAATGGGTGAAGAAAAAAGATAAATTCTATATTATACAAAGCAGACCAATTACAACTTTAAACAGCAATTCCTTAAATAAAAATTATCTAACTGAGTTAGTGAAAAAGTTAGAATTAAATCCTTCAACAGAGAGGAATCTCTCTTTACTGACATTAAGCTGTGTCGCCTTGGCCTATACAAAATTTCTCAGACAAATTTCTGGGTTGTCATATAAGTCAGTAGCAGGTTTAGGCGACAAAACTAAATGGACTTCTTTTTTAAATGAAAAAGACATTATTAAACAAACAGAAATACTTATTAAAAAAAATCAAAAGAAATTAAAAGGAAGAATCATCGAACCTTTATATTCGGACTTTCTTGAAGTTGAAAAAAAATTACTTGCTAGGTTAATTAACTTTAGAAAAAACCCAGAGAATTCGTTTTTGCGGATCATTGAAATATATCCTAGGTATATCGCCCACATTGGTTTATATAATTGCTTTTGGCGTGCAATTGGAGATGGAAAAAACATTTCTATTCCCAACGAACTCATCAAGATTATTGAGACTAATAGACAAAGAATTACAAAATATTATCCTAAAATAGAGAAAACATTGCAAGAAACAGCAAAGGAGATAGGCAAAAAAAATAATTTTGGTGGATCTCTGTTGTTGTCGTTTTCGTATGCCGAGATAATTAAGAAAAAGAATTTTAAACTTTTAGATAAAGACGTTCTATTACTAAGACAAAGACAAGATAACTACTTTTATATTTATTCTGAAAAAAATAATAAAGAAATTATTTCTATAAATAGTGCAACTATTTCCCAATTAAATAAAAATTATATGGCATTAACCCAATCAATACCCGGGGAAATTAAAGGAACATCCGCCTATCCTGGAATAAAAACAGGGATAGTACTTAAAGTACCGAATAAAACAAAAAATATGCCGGAAAATATGATTATAGTAGTGCCCATGACTCATCCTAAAGATATTATGTTAATAAGGAAGTCAGAGGCAATCATTAC